From the genome of Muricauda sp. SCSIO 64092, one region includes:
- a CDS encoding FecR family protein: MQENYLAKWLNNELSEKELAEFKKSAEYASYQRIAEASGKLEAPDFNMDKAWNTFKYERFDQSPKVVPLHPFKQFLRVAAVIAVLLTGAYVYLNSQDEIFTTQLAERTEVVLPDASEVILNADSRLSFKERKWDDNRNVELDGEAFFKVAKGQRFTVSTDAGTVTVLGTQFNVESRDGFFEVTCYEGLVSVTHNANEHKLPAGNSFVVINGEIRATDAVTSLAPSWTQNESSFTSIPLKYVLAEFERQFNIEVATQDINTEQLFTGTFDNTNIDLALKSISTPSQIRFKLEQDKVLFYAEDTP; this comes from the coding sequence ATGCAAGAGAATTACTTGGCAAAATGGTTGAACAACGAGCTCTCAGAGAAGGAGTTGGCCGAGTTTAAAAAGTCGGCCGAATATGCTTCCTATCAGAGAATTGCTGAGGCTTCCGGAAAACTGGAAGCCCCGGATTTCAATATGGACAAGGCGTGGAACACTTTTAAATATGAACGGTTTGACCAAAGTCCCAAGGTTGTTCCATTGCATCCCTTCAAGCAGTTTCTCCGTGTTGCGGCCGTAATTGCCGTATTGCTTACAGGAGCTTATGTCTACCTGAATTCACAGGACGAAATATTCACTACCCAACTGGCAGAACGCACCGAGGTTGTACTTCCGGATGCCTCTGAAGTTATCCTGAATGCGGATTCCCGTTTGTCCTTTAAGGAAAGAAAATGGGACGACAACCGCAATGTGGAACTGGATGGGGAAGCCTTTTTTAAGGTAGCCAAAGGACAACGTTTTACGGTTTCCACCGATGCAGGTACGGTAACGGTCCTAGGGACCCAATTCAATGTGGAAAGTAGGGACGGTTTCTTTGAAGTAACCTGCTATGAAGGTTTGGTCAGTGTTACCCATAATGCCAACGAGCACAAACTACCGGCAGGCAATTCCTTTGTGGTCATCAATGGGGAAATCAGGGCCACGGATGCCGTCACTTCATTGGCCCCCTCCTGGACCCAAAATGAAAGTTCATTCACCAGTATACCCCTTAAATATGTCCTGGCGGAATTTGAACGTCAGTTCAATATTGAAGTAGCCACCCAAGATATAAATACCGAACAACTTTTTACGGGTACGTTTGACAACACGAATATTGATTTAGCGTTAAAAAGTATTAGTACTCCTTCCCAAATTCGTTTTAAATTGGAGCAGGATAAGGTACTTTTCTATGCAGAGGACACTCCATAA
- a CDS encoding bacteriorhodopsin-like: MKSLLFSLPLLADVTKIANDDYVGFTFFVGCMAMMAASAFFFLSMNSFDRKWKTSILVSGLITFIAAVHYWYMRDYWSGVGESPTFFRYVDWTLTVPLMCVEFYLILKVAGAKKSLMWKLILASVIMLVTGYFGEAVYTTGSGPALWGFVSGLAYFYIVYEIWFGNAKKLAESAGGSVLQAHKTLCWFVLVGWAIYPIGYMAGTTGWYDGLFEGLNMDVIYNIGDAINKIGFGLVVYGAAVASQSSTADS, translated from the coding sequence ATGAAATCTTTGTTATTTAGTTTACCCTTGTTGGCCGATGTCACCAAGATTGCCAATGATGACTACGTTGGCTTTACATTTTTTGTGGGATGTATGGCCATGATGGCCGCTTCCGCTTTTTTCTTTCTTTCCATGAACAGCTTCGATCGAAAGTGGAAAACTTCAATTCTGGTATCTGGATTGATTACGTTTATTGCTGCGGTACATTATTGGTACATGCGGGATTATTGGTCCGGTGTTGGAGAATCACCAACCTTTTTCCGCTATGTGGATTGGACACTCACCGTTCCCTTGATGTGTGTGGAGTTTTACCTTATCCTAAAAGTGGCCGGTGCCAAAAAGTCCCTCATGTGGAAACTTATCCTGGCATCCGTGATCATGTTGGTCACAGGTTACTTTGGGGAGGCCGTTTATACTACCGGCTCCGGTCCGGCACTATGGGGCTTTGTATCTGGTCTGGCCTATTTCTACATTGTATATGAAATATGGTTTGGAAATGCCAAAAAACTGGCAGAATCTGCCGGAGGTTCCGTCCTACAGGCCCACAAAACCTTGTGTTGGTTCGTTCTGGTAGGATGGGCCATCTATCCCATTGGCTATATGGCCGGGACAACAGGTTGGTATGATGGCCTCTTTGAAGGTTTAAATATGGATGTCATCTATAATATTGGTGATGCCATTAACAAAATAGGCTTTGGCCTTGTAGTCTACGGAGCTGCAGTAGCATCGCAGTCATCTACAGCGGATTCGTAG
- a CDS encoding RNA polymerase sigma factor has product MANVCEEHIFSSIFKDNSKTVFNYIYYKFGNEEKASDAVQEAFVKLWENCTKVSPEKAKSYLYTVANNLYLNVIKAEKVRLKYADLHSNSINRESPEYVLEEKQFQKKLDDALNALPENQRTTFLLNRIDGKKYSEIAEMEGVSIKAIEKRMHLALKTLREQIDGI; this is encoded by the coding sequence ATGGCCAACGTTTGTGAAGAACACATCTTCAGTTCTATATTTAAGGACAATTCCAAAACGGTTTTTAATTACATCTATTATAAGTTTGGAAATGAGGAAAAGGCATCTGATGCCGTTCAGGAGGCTTTTGTTAAACTTTGGGAAAACTGTACCAAGGTAAGTCCGGAAAAGGCAAAGTCCTATTTATATACTGTAGCGAACAATTTGTATTTGAATGTCATTAAGGCGGAAAAAGTACGATTAAAATACGCCGATCTGCATTCCAATTCCATAAACAGGGAATCCCCGGAATACGTTTTGGAGGAAAAACAGTTCCAAAAAAAATTGGATGATGCCCTAAATGCCTTGCCCGAAAACCAACGTACTACTTTTTTGCTGAACCGCATTGATGGAAAAAAATACAGTGAGATTGCAGAAATGGAGGGAGTAAGTATAAAAGCCATTGAAAAACGAATGCATTTGGCCCTAAAAACATTGCGGGAGCAAATTGATGGAATTTAG
- a CDS encoding carboxypeptidase-like regulatory domain-containing protein — protein MQRTLHKPFIVFAMVLLSLSPVFTFAQAEVFGLKTFIARLENSFDVKFSYVDADIQGIEIKVPSSKKLQEILNAIATQTGIEIKQLSERYYALSKPRLVEICGRVLDNYAKNTVPGATVEVLGMDKAIVTDIDGFFRMEAVDRSASLQIRYLGYTTRIVPIAELADQGECPKILLAERREVLTEVVVYEFLTKGIVKETDGGITVQTQKLGLLPGLVEPDVLFGIQTLPGVKSIDETVSDINIRGGTNDQNLILWNGIKMYQSGHFFGLISAFNPYLTERVSVYKNGTPSEYGDGVSGIISMETKNDIGDRFSGGAGFNLISGDAFGQIPITDKLAFQFSGRRSTTDFLDTPAYVSFTDRAFQDTEVQNQQNQEVNENLRFDEKFLFYDVSGKLLYDFNEDHKFRLSFIGIDNDLDFSTTNTETSETSRSFLDQTNLSAGLQWFGDWSERFSTHVNVYFSKYNLDAQSLFPDQQQRLFQKNTVEERQAKLTTFFRLSDNLQWINGHQYIETGITNQADVTTPEFNLNIKDVVRIQAPFTELQFNTKNNGFITNIGLRANYIQNLAEAGGAFDRLLLEPRLNLNFKMANFLRAQILGEFKSQSTNQVIDLQQNFLGIERRRWTLANENDLPLTTSKQGSVGLNYAKRRLYISAEAFYKTVDGISTRTQGFQNENQFDGELGGYEIRGMEFLINQKGENYSAWLSYTYNKNDYTFDSIVPPVFPNNLDVRHTLTLGGTYDLGNLKLGIGINYRTGRPFTQPTEDNPLDTTVFPAQINFEVPNSSRLPEYFRADASATYQFDLSDRVKAKTGISLLNITDRANVLNRYFRVSDENEIERVDNSSLGLTPNISFRVSF, from the coding sequence ATGCAGAGGACACTCCATAAGCCTTTTATTGTATTTGCGATGGTGCTATTGTCACTATCGCCAGTTTTCACCTTTGCCCAGGCTGAAGTTTTTGGGCTAAAGACCTTCATTGCCCGGCTCGAAAATAGTTTTGATGTCAAGTTTTCCTATGTGGATGCCGATATCCAGGGAATTGAGATAAAGGTTCCCTCTTCCAAGAAACTCCAGGAAATCCTTAATGCCATTGCTACGCAGACCGGAATCGAAATCAAACAACTAAGTGAGCGGTACTATGCCTTGAGCAAACCCAGATTGGTGGAAATCTGCGGCAGGGTCCTGGACAATTACGCGAAAAACACCGTTCCCGGGGCCACCGTGGAGGTCCTTGGGATGGATAAGGCCATTGTAACGGATATAGATGGTTTTTTTAGGATGGAAGCGGTGGACCGTTCCGCTTCGCTACAAATCAGGTATCTGGGCTATACCACAAGGATAGTGCCCATTGCCGAGTTGGCGGACCAAGGGGAATGTCCAAAAATACTATTGGCCGAACGTCGGGAAGTACTCACCGAAGTGGTGGTTTACGAATTTTTGACCAAGGGTATTGTAAAAGAGACCGATGGTGGCATTACCGTCCAAACCCAAAAACTGGGATTATTGCCCGGATTGGTGGAGCCCGATGTCCTTTTTGGCATACAAACGCTCCCTGGGGTAAAAAGTATTGATGAAACCGTGTCCGACATTAATATCCGTGGGGGCACCAACGATCAGAACCTCATCCTTTGGAACGGTATTAAAATGTACCAATCAGGACATTTTTTCGGGTTGATTTCCGCCTTTAACCCCTACCTTACCGAAAGGGTTTCGGTCTATAAAAACGGAACCCCTTCGGAGTATGGGGATGGGGTAAGTGGCATCATCAGTATGGAAACCAAAAATGATATTGGCGATCGGTTTTCCGGTGGGGCGGGTTTTAATCTGATCAGCGGGGATGCTTTTGGGCAAATCCCCATAACCGATAAACTTGCCTTTCAGTTTTCCGGAAGGAGGTCCACCACGGACTTTTTGGACACTCCAGCTTATGTGAGCTTTACCGACAGGGCATTCCAGGATACCGAAGTGCAAAACCAACAAAACCAGGAAGTCAATGAAAATCTAAGGTTTGATGAGAAGTTTCTTTTTTATGATGTTTCGGGTAAACTATTGTACGACTTCAATGAAGACCACAAATTTCGATTGAGTTTTATTGGGATTGATAATGATCTGGACTTTTCCACCACCAATACCGAAACTTCGGAAACCTCAAGGAGCTTTTTGGACCAAACCAATCTTTCCGCAGGATTGCAATGGTTTGGGGATTGGTCGGAACGATTTTCAACCCATGTCAATGTCTATTTTTCCAAATACAATTTGGATGCCCAAAGTCTCTTTCCCGATCAACAGCAACGCCTGTTCCAAAAAAATACGGTGGAGGAGCGGCAAGCCAAACTCACTACCTTCTTTCGTCTTTCGGACAATCTGCAGTGGATCAATGGGCACCAATATATAGAGACCGGGATTACGAATCAGGCGGATGTCACCACACCGGAGTTCAACCTCAACATAAAAGACGTTGTCAGGATACAAGCGCCCTTTACCGAGCTCCAGTTCAACACAAAGAACAATGGCTTTATTACCAATATCGGACTAAGGGCCAATTATATCCAAAATTTGGCTGAGGCCGGAGGCGCCTTTGATCGACTGTTATTGGAACCCCGACTCAACCTCAACTTTAAAATGGCCAATTTCTTAAGGGCCCAGATCCTTGGTGAATTTAAAAGTCAAAGTACCAACCAGGTGATCGATTTGCAACAGAACTTTTTGGGAATTGAACGAAGAAGGTGGACCCTTGCCAATGAAAACGATTTGCCATTGACAACGAGCAAGCAGGGTTCCGTTGGCCTGAACTATGCCAAAAGACGGTTGTATATAAGTGCCGAAGCTTTTTATAAAACAGTGGATGGTATAAGTACAAGGACACAAGGGTTCCAAAACGAAAACCAGTTTGATGGGGAATTGGGAGGCTATGAGATTAGGGGAATGGAATTCCTTATTAACCAAAAAGGGGAGAACTACAGTGCGTGGTTAAGCTATACCTACAACAAAAATGACTACACTTTTGATAGCATAGTGCCCCCGGTATTTCCCAATAACCTGGATGTGAGGCATACCCTGACCCTAGGGGGCACCTATGATCTGGGAAACCTAAAGCTCGGCATTGGCATTAACTATAGGACCGGAAGGCCTTTTACACAACCTACGGAAGATAATCCATTGGACACGACTGTCTTTCCTGCCCAAATCAATTTTGAAGTCCCCAATAGCAGTCGGTTACCGGAATATTTCAGGGCAGATGCTTCGGCCACCTATCAGTTCGACTTAAGTGACCGGGTCAAGGCCAAGACCGGTATCTCCCTACTCAATATTACCGATCGCGCCAATGTATTGAACCGATATTTCCGGGTTTCGGACGAAAATGAAATTGAACGTGTGGACAACAGTTCCCTGGGCCTAACGCCCAATATTAGTTTTCGGGTCAGTTTCTAG
- a CDS encoding Brp/Blh family beta-carotene 15,15'-dioxygenase, translating to MKNITLVSTFFCLWLSSQLSPVLQDYLAYAFILTFGVLHGANDITLIHSLSKGKKPIRVLLLVYLGAMGLVAFFFLLSKGLALLFFILISAYHFGEQHFNKQFTGRTRWKAPLFMSYGFLILFMIFNIKLDKIIVVITDLTGLVLTASVFRIVLVVALLVFLMLSIVLFKKRILNINPLRELLYLTVLTVVFATSSLIWGFAIYFILWHSLPSMKDQLGYLYGEATKKSFVRFLRTSFLYWFLSIAGLALLYWLLKDSVHYFVTVLLYVLAAITFPHVIVMSKVESLETDPKTNIGR from the coding sequence TTGAAAAATATCACCCTGGTATCGACCTTTTTCTGCCTTTGGCTCTCCTCACAATTGAGCCCAGTCCTACAGGATTATTTGGCCTATGCCTTTATCCTGACATTTGGGGTTCTTCATGGTGCCAATGATATTACCCTTATTCATTCATTATCAAAAGGTAAAAAGCCAATTAGGGTGTTGTTGTTGGTCTACTTGGGGGCCATGGGCCTGGTCGCTTTTTTCTTTTTGCTTTCAAAAGGACTGGCACTACTTTTCTTTATCCTTATCAGTGCCTACCACTTTGGCGAACAACATTTCAATAAGCAGTTCACTGGTCGTACCCGATGGAAGGCACCCTTGTTCATGAGTTATGGATTTTTAATATTGTTTATGATATTCAATATTAAGTTAGACAAAATTATTGTTGTGATAACGGATCTTACCGGCTTGGTTTTGACGGCCTCCGTATTCCGAATAGTGCTTGTTGTGGCGTTGCTGGTCTTTTTGATGCTATCAATTGTACTGTTCAAGAAAAGGATTTTGAACATAAACCCCCTAAGGGAGTTGCTTTACCTGACTGTATTGACCGTGGTGTTCGCCACCTCCTCCCTTATCTGGGGTTTTGCGATTTATTTTATCCTATGGCATAGTTTGCCTTCTATGAAAGACCAACTGGGCTACCTTTATGGCGAGGCCACCAAAAAGAGCTTTGTACGATTTTTGAGAACCTCTTTTTTGTACTGGTTCCTTTCTATTGCCGGGTTGGCTTTATTGTATTGGCTATTGAAGGATAGTGTGCATTATTTTGTAACTGTGCTCCTGTACGTTCTTGCCGCAATTACCTTTCCCCACGTTATCGTAATGTCAAAGGTGGAATCTCTAGAAACTGACCCGAAAACTAATATTGGGCGTTAG